In a genomic window of Helianthus annuus cultivar XRQ/B chromosome 10, HanXRQr2.0-SUNRISE, whole genome shotgun sequence:
- the LOC110881832 gene encoding uncharacterized protein LOC110881832, whose product MASNSWWSSSSSDEEEMFFANVVVKAAQILLEEEEEEEEEVEDGSSENVITRRIRINRDRQGAHEKLVNDYFSDAPLYNADIFKRRFRMSRWLLTRIADDLAGLDPFFTQRPDARNYEGFTTLQKCTAAIRQLAYGTVADALDEYLQMSARTLRECLYRFCHNVVKLYSKQYLRKPNVYDVQQLYQAHEARHGFSGMLGSIDCMQWEWHTCPTAWRGQYTRGDHGHPTLILEAVASQDLWIWHSFFGLPGSLNDLNVLYQSAIFSDVVNGTGPELVLQFQGLSIDAGIILLTEYIGLGLQLSRLFHFSRTKKGKIRQASRSCKKRHRTLFWCFTKKWAIIKQPARAFTPKRLRLCMYACILHHNMIIEDEGRAICEYDENESYRNTVPVDPTQQDLNSFALTNDYTHASLQHDLVEHIWNNVNVGDGDGDEDEDEEE is encoded by the exons ATGGCATCTAATTCTTGGTGGTCCTCGTCTTCTTCTGACGAAGAGGAGATGTTTTTCGCAAACGTTGTGGTAAAGGCGGCGCAGATTCTTTtggaggaggaagaggaagaggaagaggaagtgGAAGATGGCTCGTCTGAAAACGTTATTACCAGACGAATACGGATTAACAGAGACCGCCAAG GAGCGCACGAGAAATTGGTGAACGATTATTTTTCGGATGCACCCCTTTACAATGCCGACATTTTCAAACGAAGGTTCCGAATGAGTCGCTGGTTATTAACACGGATTGCTGATGATTTGGCGGGGCTAGACCCGTTTTTCACACAACGACCCGATGCTCGGAATTATGAAGGGTTTACCACGTTACAAAAGTGTACtgcggccattcgccaactggcGTACGGGACAGTGGCCGACGCTTTGGACGAGTACTTACAGATGTCGGCAAGAACTTTGCGGGAATGTTTATATCGGTTTTGCCATAATGTGGTGAAACTGTATAGCAAACAATATTTGCGGAAACCAAACGTGTATGATGTTCAACAGTTGTATCAAGCTCATGAAGCAAGGCACGGGTTTTCGGGAATGCTTGGTAGCATTGATTGTATGCAATGGGAGTGGCATACCTGCCCGACTGCGTGGCGAGGCCAATACACGCGAGGTGATCATGGCCATCCAACCTTAATACTTGAGGCCGTGGCGTCACAAGATTTGTGGATCTGGCATTCTTTCTTTGGGCTCCCTGGTTCACTCAACGACCTCAACGTGCTATACCAATCGGCGATCTTTAGCGATGTCGTTAATGGAACCGGTCCGGAACTCGTTTTACAGTTTCAGGGGTTGAGTATAGACGCGGGTATTATCTTGCTGACGGAATATATCGGTCTTGGTCTACAATTGTCAAGACTATTTCATTTCtcgaggacgaaaaaaggaaAAATACGCCAAGCGTCAAGAAGCTGCAAGAAAAGACATCGAACGTTGTTTTGGTGTTTTACAAAAAAATGGGCCATCATTAAACAACCAGCACGTGCTTTCACACCGAAGAGGTTGCGCCTTTGTATGTACGCTTGCATTTTGCACCATAACATGATTATTGAAGACGAAGGTCGGGCGATTTGTGAGTATGATGAGAATGAATCTTATAGGAATACTGTCCCGGTAGATCCGACGCAACAGGATTTAAACTCATTCGCGCTAACCAACGACTACACGCATGCAAGCCTTCAACACGATTTGGTAGAACATATATGGAACAACGTAAACGTCGGGGACGGTGACGGAGACGAAGACGAAGATGAAGAagagtag